Below is a window of Neofelis nebulosa isolate mNeoNeb1 chromosome 8, mNeoNeb1.pri, whole genome shotgun sequence DNA.
TTATACCAAGTCTTATGTAATGTGCTATTCAATAATTTTCCAGCTGGCTATTCAATAGTTTTCTGGCAATAGACCTGTCAAGCCAGCTTTCCAACTCACTATCCTCCATGGAGAGTTTTTTGTTGAAAATTCCCTACTGCATGTGGTTATGACTTATTTCCTTCAGAGTGATTACTCTTCTGGCTAACTATACAAAGCAGCCCGCTCTGATACATGTTAACTTTTTCAAGAATCGTCATCCACGGGAACAGTTCCTGAGTAACTATCTCaatgatttttatatacatttacaacCTGTTGATTTGGGGAACTTTCCAGGAACGGGGTGGGGGGCCACGTTTTAACGCTTCCTAGTAGGTTTTAAATCCAACATCTTGGTCTGTGAAACTGCAGTGAATTCAAATTATCTTGCtatgaaagttgttttttttttttcttattttggagaAAGGTGAAGGTGAGCGTTGTTTTGAGTTTCGTCTTACTTCatttcatattatataatatgacACACAGGCACCTCTCCTGGAAAACTTGTGTGTTCTATCTAGTTTTGTCCAAGTCTGTGATACTTAGTATCCATTTGATGGCATTTGTCTTAAGTCTGACCCTTTAGCTTCCTTTACGAAACCTGTGTCCTACCGTCCAGCCCGTATGCACATGTTCTACTCAGCAGTCCTACAACAGATAAACATGAAAACTGACATTTACTGGGCCCTGGTCATGAGTCGGGTAGCACTGTAATTGATGCAGTAACTTGcgtcttcacaacaaccctacaaTTTAGGTGTTagtgttattcccattttagagaaaaGGGAATTAAGCCTCAgggagattaagtaactttcATAGCTAGTAAATGAAGAAACTGGATCCAAATTAAGACtcatctgattccaaagccataAGGATATACTACTACTTCCTTCCATTACTCCAAGCAGACCCTTTCTAGAAATCTCGAATTCCTCAGCCAAAGGAGTATATGTCCTGAAATACAATTTGGAGACCCAGAAATCAAAGGTAAATAGCTGATCccagtctgattttttttcagacttttaaaatctctatttctGTAGATAGTCCTTGGGTTTGCtaactccttttattttctccttataaaTGCTATTTCTGTTTAAGTGTGGCTGCATTTGGAAATCATTCTCATGACTAAAGATTTGTTTGCCTTGtaagagcccagtgtagggctgtGCTGCCAGTGGGCGCTCAATAAAGATTAATGATGTCCCTGCACATCTGTGTGGGAGTCGCGTGCTCAGGATCTGCTGGGTTCTCCGAAAGAGACAGAGATGATGTGGGGAAGACGAAAATCACAGCACCATCATCCAACCTGGATCTTGGGTTTCTGCATTTAACTTTCTAATCCGAACGGTCACAAAGTCCCAGGTGTAGAAGGAACGGGAATACGGAGCCTTGCGTTTCCTTGAGAAATGACTGGGAAAATTAGATTCCCAGGGCTCATCTCCAAGATTAACATCAACTCTGAGCGATAACTTGCTTTTCTGATGATGACTGAAGagaaccaaatatttttttttaattgacacattttctattattatatacatatagagATGATGAGTAATATGCCATATCAGATGGCTTATTCAAACTGTCAGAATAAGGGCTGAAGCGTGAGTAACTTTCCAGAGAACCTTCTCAGAAATTCAAGTGGTGGAAAGTGGCTGCAAGCTGCCATTAGTTCACCTACTACCCAGTCATCCCTGAACAACAACAAGAAGCTCCTCCCAAAGCATATGGTGGGACGCTtctagagaaaaggaaggagaccAATAATTTAAACTTACTTCACTGAAAAGCCAAATGTCCGTGGGCCACCCGGGTTTGTGCACTCAACAGGAAAATGGCTCAGCCATGTGGCCTGGCCAACGTTGCCTTCTTCGTGAAGGAAGACTACAGAGCACCTTTCCAAACCTCAGCGGAACTTTAAGATGCCAGCGCCCTCGCTCACGAAGCCAAGCTGCGCTTTGGCattaaaggaaggagaaggagaagagccTCCATGAACAGAACGGTACCATAGGTCCGTCAGTGCAATGTAGAGGAAAGGGTACCAGCACGCACACTGGACGCCCCGATTCTGCTCCCAGCTGTGTCCCGCCCTTACAACATCTGCAAAAGTGAGCTGGTGTGGACTCGCTTGCCCGCATTCATTCCAACCCTACTATTTCATGGCATCCTCACTGGGTTCCTCTGTAAGGTGGGCAGTCTCCAGTGGAAAATGCCATGTATCTTGAGATTTTcaatgagaatttatttattcaactctaccttttaaaaactcccccctctgtcccccacctggACTCTCTTTAGCAATAAAGAAGTCTTCTGAATGTTGATAACTTGGTGCATTGGAAAAGAGTTTGATTAATGCATTAACCTTCATCGCTGTTACCACCCTTTACTATCTCGTCCCCTAAAAGAAAGGTGACTTTTGAGAAGCAACCCAGATCGTGTGTTAGGAAAATAGGCATTGTGGTCAGTGGAGAATTTGCTATGTGTCCGCTgctcaaatatatgaaaataaggTTCCTCGTGTGAATAAAAGTATTCTGAAATACATGTATAATTATGCCCCAGACATAGACACACGTTTCTAAAACCACTacctgaaaataaaagttaaaggttTGAGGAGTGGGAAGGACTCTTGTCCAGTAGCAAGAGCAGCGGCCCCCTcagcagccagagggagagaaaacctgGAGACCTAGGCTGGGTTGGGCCCGGCGGGCCTGCGCCTCACTGTTGATTCTCCCAGGAAAGGCCTGAAGGAGCATCTGACATTTCTCTTAAAAGAATCAATGAATCGGTGTTGTCTTCCGCCTGCTCATTTGACCTTACTTTGTTTTGAAGccgagaagaaggaaagaaaaaactaaacCGGGGTGCTGTGGAAGGTAGGcggaaggaacagaaaaggagaCGGCTCGGGGCTATGGTAGCCGCAGACAGGATCCCAGGCCGCCGGGAGGTTACTGTTCGCTTGCTGTGGTGTTGTTTGTTCGTGCTCATTTCAGATTCTCACCCTGATGTAATAAGTCACCATCTTCCCAGCCATCTTCCCCGTATTGACAAGCAAATGCCATCCACGTTTGATTGACATCCATGGGTCCTGAATGCAAAAGTATGATTTACAAATCAATTCTGCTTGTTTATTTAAGGCCGTTCTTGTGTGCCTTCTGTATTTGTTAGTGGGATAACTTGCCTAATACCTACTCTGGGGGTTTTACATTAATATTACAAATCCAGGCTTTTCCTTCTGCTCTCCCATGTTACCTCTTTTCCCCATGCCTCAGTGTACATGCAGGAACTGTGCCTGGAGCTTACAGGACACTTTCCATATCTCAGCAAAAGATCTTGCCCAGCACTTTTGTGAAGGCTGCTTGCCTTAAGACCTTTAAAGACATCCGACAAGTCATTATGTCTCGTGCATGTAGTGCAAGTGCATGCAACTTCAGATCCAATGGCAGGATCTCCTGAAAGGTAGCTAGAGCTGCAATCCTGTAAGCGGAGGACACGGGATCCGCGCCTTTGTTAAAagaacccaccccacccccaccccatggtgTGGTGGGCCTATTCATTCATAATCATTCAAAACAGCCCTTGGGCTTTTCAACACACCTTCCTGTTCTCTGGGCCGCATCTTGTTTCATTTTAGAAGACTGGCGAGGGAAACCATAAGGTTACAAAAGAAAACCATCTGGAAAATTCTAAAGGGCCCTTCTTATGTTAAAAGTGGCATTTTGAAAAACACCTGAAGCGCCGGCTGATTGTGGGTGAGCCAGCAGAGAAATATTGTCAACGGAGCCATCCTCTTTTCAACCCTCACCTCCACCCTCCAAGTGGCGCAGCTCCCCGCGGGGACACAGGGGGCTTAGGTGTGACCTTCGAGTCCCCGAGGCCATTGCacatctgtctccctccccctccccccgccaggtGTGTCCAACGAGAGAGCTGCCATCACCTGGGCTCGGCAAGGGAGTgttcacgatctcactgttcatccATGtgcagaggggaaaagagagagagagagagagagagagagagagaggctgagaaaaaaaaaaatcccacattgTCAGAGTAATGCCAAACTCTCTCTGAGTGGGATGCGCGGAGCAGATGCTGCAGTGAGATGCCAGAGCGGCTCCCCTTCCTCTGTGCCTTGGGTGCCTATAAATTGCTCCGGCGCGCGTTTGTCAGCCTCCTCTTCTCCTGGCAGGTGGTACCCGGGCAGGATTCTGCGTTCAGTCTCTCTCGCGCTCCGCTCCCGGCCGCCAGGCGCTCGCCGCTGCTCACTGGCTCCTCCGCTCCAGCCCCGAGCCTCGCCGCGCTGACCgtgcccgccgccgccgccgccgctccgcGCACCCGGGGGGCGGCCGGCCCGAGctcgcggggggcggggggggtgcgCCTCTCTTAGGGTTGCCGTGGCGGTGGcgaaggagggggagacaggcAGCGGAAGGGCGAACCGAGCCAGCGAGAGAAGCCgaggaggaggcagaaaaagGCAACTTCAGACGGAAAGTTGGTGCGAACTGGCGCAGTCGGCAAAAACGGAAAAGTCGATCGCAGGCAGCGGCCGCATAAAAGTGTGAGCGGCCCCGGGCGGCGCGAGAGGCGGCGGCTGGCTCTGCCCTCCGGGTGGCCGCGCCGGCGCCCGAGGCGCAGCCACAGGTGCCAAGGGGCTCGCGGGAGGCGAGAGGGCGCCCTgcgcgcccctcccccagcccccaccccccagcccgggacttcagctcaagtcgccTGGCGTCCGAGCTCCCTCCCCAGCCGCAGCCTCAGCAGGGGGAgcgggagcaggagcaggagcaggcgGGGAGCGGCCGGCGCGCGCCCGCCCAGGGGAGTTGGGGTTCGCAGGGGGTTGTTTTCGGCTCTGAGGAGGTCCCCGCCCAACCTTCAAAATTTTGTCCAAAAGCAGACAAGAGGATCGCCCCGCGCTGAGCCGGCTGGTGGGCAGCAGGAGGCGCCTGATCGCCGCCGGGGCGCtgggggtggtgatggtgctGCTGCTGGTTATCCTCATCCCGGTGCTGGTGAGCTCGGCCGGCACGTCGGCTCACTACGAGATGCTGGGCACCTGCCGCATGGTCTGCGACCCCTACGGGGGCACCAAGGCGCCCAGCACGGCCGCCACGCCCGACCGCGGCCTCATGCAGTCCCTGCCCACCTTCATCCAGGGCCCCAAAGGCGAGGCCGGCAGGCCGGGGAAGGCGGGCCCGCGCGGGCCCCCCGGTGAGCCCGGGCCGCCGGGTCCCGTGGGCCCTCCGGGCGAGAAGGGCGAGCCCGGCCGCCAAGGCCTGCCGGGCCCGCCCGGGGCGCCCGGCCTGAACGCGGCCGGGGCCATCAGCGCCGCCACCTACAGCACGGTGCCCAAGATCGCCTTCTACGCCGGCCTCAAGCGGCAGCACGAAGGCTACGAGGTGCTCAAGTTCGACGACGTGGTCACCAACCTCGGTAACCACTACGATCCCACCACGGGCAAGTTCACCTGCTCTATCCCGGGCATCTACTTCTTCACCTACCACGTCCTGATGCGCGGAGGGGACGGCACCAGCATGTGGGCTGATCTCTGCAAGAACAACCAGGTGAGTGCCGGCAGGCAgcggggtgggcggggagggAGCGCGGGAAGGTGCAGGCAAGAGGGAGGAGACCCCGGAAATGGGGGTGGGAGCCCGCGGAGGAAGGGCGCGGCAGCCGGGCTCCCGGGAGTGGAGCCGAGGGGACGCTGTTACTCCCTGGAGCGGCGGGGGTCGCGGGCCTAAGAGGGCGCCCGGAGGCCTGGAGAGGGCGGTTCCCAAGCTAGGACCCGCGCTCTCTGTGCGCGCGAGTGCGAGAGCGACCCTCGAGGGCAGCGGAGCTGGGAGCTCGGTCCCCTGGGCAGCCTGTGCCCCGGGAGGCCGGGAGCGGGACGCTACCCTCGGCCGGGGGATCTTCTGCAGCTTAGGGTCGCTCTCAGGCTTTGCCTGGAATAGGACGGCTAGCGGGGAGCCCCGAAGTGGGCGTGCCAGGGTGGCAAACTCGGGGGAGAAAGGGGCCCTCTGGAGAAAGAAGGGACCCGAAAGAGCGAGTCCAAGTGTGGGGCGTCCCGAGCCGAAGAGGGACCGGGGACTTGCGGTCGCCAGGGCCCTCGCGGCGTCCCAGACCTCGGAAACAAGCATATAGTCAAATGCAAGACGCAAACTCCTGTTTAGATTGCAGCCCCAGCAGAAGAAGGGGGAGAAGTAAAGAGTGttgatgacaaaagaaaaaagttgagaCTCGTGAGTGTACTCCGTAAAACGCGCACCCAAACGCAGAGTCCTTAACTCCACCGGCTGGGGTAGGAGGCCGCACAGGCAGGGGGCAAGGAGGGCAGGAGGCCGAGCCGGCCCTGGGGCGATGGGCCTCACCGCCAGGGAGCCCCGGGCCGCCGGCTGGGTAGTCTTTCCAACCCCGCCTTCTCTCGAGAGGCAGTGGCCTTGGCCTTGACTGTGAACCAGCCTCAGAGCAGCGCGCGGGCCCCTGGGACTTAGTCTCCTGAGCTGGTCGGCTCTGCCACAAGGGCCACGGGTGGCACTTGTATGCCGGGGCCACTTTACCGTTTGCTTGAGAAATTCGCGGTCAGTGCAAAAACAAAGTGTGTCTAATTTCTCGGTCAGAAGAGGACAATAGTATTTGTAACTGCCTAAAAGTGTAAGGCTCGCACGCTGAATCAGCAGCCGCACTCGGGCAAGGCCTTGCAACCTGCAGCCTGAAGTCTGGGCTGGGTTCTCTGGCTTTAATTTTGCTTATTGGGTGGCCCAGGGAACCCCGCTGTGGCCAACTTAGATTTAACAAGGGCTCATTGGGCTTCAGGTCACCCGCCCCCTCGAAATCAGACCTTTTCCGTTCTAACCCAGGTCTCTATTAAGCAGCATTAAGGCAGGATTTATTCCAAAGGCCTAATTCAGTATCAGAGTTTTTTCAAAAGTGGAAGACAAATACTCTAAATGTATAAGGAAGGGCACAAAatcctgccctcccccttcctcccacccgtCACTtctaaaggaattaaaaaagCTCAAGGAACCCACAGgacaggtaaaacaaaacaaaacaaaacaaaacaaacaaacaacaacaaaagaaaagggaaaatggcCACCAGGCGGCACTGACAGGGTTGTTTATTATAGTTATTAtgcacaaaaataatattaagataaataaaaatcatttatagaGCAGTGAGCCAGGTATAGGTAAATGGCTAAAAAGGGCATGACTCACTGTACCCAAATAGAGGTATTCTGTCGCCTTTACGAAATGGTTTATGACCAGCCCCTTGGCAGACAGTGATGAGGCACCCATTTCTTTTCACATTGGCTCTCTTCTGACTCAAAGGTTAGGTCTGGAAATTACTGTCGGGCTGAAGGATTGTTTTTAGAGGTATTAATTAAAATGGAACAATACCAAGTTTTATCAGCCACTGAATAAAAACACTCACATCTTTAAGTATCCAGAAATGGCAATTGCATGACTAATCAGGGAACGATACATATTAATTAGTTTAAGTGTTCTTATCTCAACTGCTGAGCTCAGGTATATTGTACTGATTCCAAGAAAACCATTTCTTATACATGCGCTacctgcattttgtttttaaaattatttcattgtttggAGAGTCGAATGCTCCTTTGTATCATCCTAGCAGGCACATTCTGTgaggatcaggaaaaaaaaaaaaaataaggcaaaccAGCTGACCTTATCATGTAGCAAGCTCTTCATTGGCATTATTAAGCTGTGACTTCTTCAAAAGGTGTGCaacaagtaattaaaaaatatatgtatatgtagcaCCACACAATGTATTTTCGACTTCGACATGGACTCTTTTGGAAAATGGCTATTAAAATATTACCATTAAGGAATTTTATCCCTAGAACAGGACTATTTTGTAAAGTCTGATTTGCAGAGAGTTGCAAATGAGAACtattttatgaagtttattttattactatgaaACAAATAGTTTAGCCTTGGTTTTCAGTTATGTTCTTGTCCGATCACTTCTTAGCATGGCAGTCTCCCCCCTGAGCAGACctaatttgttttcataaaacagAAACTCAGAGATCTATGTCAGTGTAATGTGCTATGGATTAAGTGGATTTGAGAAGcacaaaaattaaactaaaaatgcAGTTCACTCTAGGATAGAGGAGTGCCTCTGGACCGTAACTATATGGGAAgcattttatttatgctttgtgTTGAATGCAGGATCACAGATGGAAACATCAAAGGCCAGTAAATTAACCTGATGCACCACTTAACCTTTTGTTTATGATCCCACAGAagtacaatgaaaatgaaattatgggAGCATCAGTAGCAATTAATTAAATTAGCAAATGTTACCATAAATATCGTCTCCGATGATAAACCCTCACTAATAAGATAATGCTAAAGCCACACAGGCTGCTACAGTCTCACAAATACGCCACTAAAGGGATTACAGTTCTCATATTCCCCGTTGAAACCATCAACCTAAAATCTAATCGTACCATTTGTTGACATGAAAGGTAAAAGTTGGACTCAAATGGCTTTATAAAGAGACAGGAAACATAATTGTAATGTGTTTGTACACTTTTAGCAGCCaaacctgaatttaaaaattgctgtGTGAGCACAGTCACTGTAATGTCCCTGTAACAAGCCACTGTATTAACCACTGAAGCTGGCCCCAGATTAGAACCATTAAATAACTCAGGACCAATTTTTATTCTAAGAATGTGTGAATTACAGCATCGAGGAACATGAGATATATTGGAAACAACAGTCTGTGAGTTGATATTCATTTATTAGCAAGATTAATGAAATGCCAAATTAATACCATCATTTGAAAAAGCTGTGAAACCCGCACTACAGATGAAGCAGAATCTAAATAGTTAACTTGTGATATGAAAAGATTTTAGAGGACCTTTAGGCAGAAATGGGTACATAGGGCTGAGGAAAGGATGCATCATATTCCCGGAGAAAATGCTGAAATCGGTGTACATTTGGGAACCTGAAAATAGCCTCCAAGGTGGATGCATTACCTTGCTCAGTAGTTTGATGGCTTAAAGGAAGAATTGTTCGAAGTCGCCGAGCTGGTTACTAGAGCTTGAAATTTCAAGTGCCATTGTACCTTCCGAGCATGATCAGGTGAGCAGACATTCTGAAATTGTCCAAAGCGTGCTGGAGTATGGCAGTTATTTAATTGGGAAAGTCTTGCGGTCTACAGTATAGCTTAATACCTTAAGAGaatcacttttattaaaaagcagTCACAtgacaaaggaagtgaaaaaccATAAGGGTAACCTTCTAGTCTGTGGGATCACACTAATGCATTTGCAGGTCTCCATGGTTGTACCTACAGAATAAAAATGGTCACATTTATATGGTTCTGTGCTTATACCCTATCGAATAAAAACTACATTTAAGACTATTGTCTCTAAATCAAGGGATTTTAATGAGTCCTGGTTCCCAGATGCCTTTCTATAGAGAACAGTGTTAAAGCACAACACCCATAGAGCATATATTAAATACCTAAAGCACTAAATATGTCTGGTTATCAATAATAGCTGAATAGTATATTTATGGATTGTGAATTCATTAATATATTACTGATATGGCCAATTActa
It encodes the following:
- the C1QL3 gene encoding complement C1q-like protein 3, whose product is MVLLLVILIPVLVSSAGTSAHYEMLGTCRMVCDPYGGTKAPSTAATPDRGLMQSLPTFIQGPKGEAGRPGKAGPRGPPGEPGPPGPVGPPGEKGEPGRQGLPGPPGAPGLNAAGAISAATYSTVPKIAFYAGLKRQHEGYEVLKFDDVVTNLGNHYDPTTGKFTCSIPGIYFFTYHVLMRGGDGTSMWADLCKNNQVRASAIAQDADQNYDYASNSVVLHLEPGDEVYIKLDGGKAHGGNNNKYSTFSGFIIYAD